A portion of the Oscillospiraceae bacterium genome contains these proteins:
- a CDS encoding putative manganese-dependent inorganic diphosphatase, with translation MPKTAHKVVVIGHRNPDTDSICSAIAYAELKNKTSDLVCEARRAGKMNQETEFVLKKFGVKPPRMCTDVNPKIRDVDYREMPGIPGTTSLRKAWEIMRDKQIDTLPVTSPDNELEGVITVKDIATANMDVFDTGILAKSQTTYRNILETLGGTMVVGREDDVCTTGHIRIGTATPEMLENTVEKGDIVILTNRYESQLCAIEKEASLLIICNGSKVGHTIQRIAEEMGVAIMSAPVDTYAAGKLISQCAPISYYMTRSDIMKFTLVTPVADVTRVMAKVRHRYFPILDEDGKYCGMVSRRNIINLQKRRIILVDHNEATQAVEGFDQAEILEIIDHHRIGSLETSGPVYFRNQPVGCTATIITQMYDENDVEIPSQTAGLLLAAILSDTLAFRSPTCTAVDVNAANRLAGIAGVDIDEFANEMFEAGEKLDGKTAEEVFLQDFKVFMCGDIRFGVAQGSYMTRKNLLAAENLLRPYLEEARNKQNVEDIYMLLTDVPKEESVVISDGRYAAEVLADGFDTHPAEDGSWTLPGVVSRKKQFIPALMTAYQEL, from the coding sequence ATGCCCAAAACAGCCCATAAAGTCGTGGTCATCGGGCACCGCAACCCGGACACCGACTCCATCTGCTCGGCCATTGCCTATGCAGAGCTGAAAAACAAGACCAGCGATCTTGTCTGCGAGGCCCGCCGCGCCGGCAAGATGAACCAGGAGACCGAATTCGTGCTCAAAAAGTTCGGGGTCAAGCCGCCGCGCATGTGCACCGATGTGAACCCCAAGATCCGCGATGTGGATTACCGCGAGATGCCCGGCATCCCCGGCACCACCAGCCTGCGCAAAGCATGGGAGATCATGCGCGACAAGCAGATTGACACCCTGCCGGTCACCAGCCCGGACAACGAGCTGGAGGGCGTGATCACGGTCAAGGACATCGCCACCGCCAACATGGACGTGTTCGACACCGGCATCCTGGCCAAGAGCCAGACCACCTACCGCAATATTCTGGAAACGCTGGGCGGCACCATGGTGGTGGGCCGCGAGGACGACGTGTGCACCACCGGCCACATCCGCATCGGCACCGCTACGCCCGAAATGCTGGAAAATACCGTGGAAAAAGGCGACATCGTCATCCTGACCAACCGCTACGAAAGCCAGCTGTGCGCCATTGAAAAAGAAGCGTCGCTGCTCATCATCTGCAACGGCTCCAAGGTGGGCCACACCATCCAGCGCATTGCCGAGGAAATGGGCGTGGCCATCATGTCGGCCCCGGTGGACACCTACGCCGCCGGTAAGCTGATCAGCCAGTGCGCTCCCATCTCCTACTATATGACCCGCAGCGACATCATGAAGTTCACCCTCGTCACCCCGGTGGCAGACGTCACCCGCGTGATGGCCAAGGTACGCCACCGCTATTTCCCCATCCTGGACGAGGACGGCAAATACTGCGGCATGGTCAGCCGCCGCAACATCATCAATCTGCAAAAACGCCGCATCATCCTGGTGGACCACAACGAGGCCACCCAGGCCGTGGAGGGCTTTGACCAGGCCGAGATCCTGGAGATCATCGACCACCACCGCATCGGCAGCCTGGAGACCAGCGGCCCGGTGTACTTCCGCAACCAGCCGGTGGGCTGCACGGCCACCATCATCACCCAGATGTACGACGAGAACGACGTGGAGATCCCGTCCCAGACCGCAGGCCTGCTGCTGGCCGCCATCCTGTCCGACACGCTGGCTTTCCGCAGCCCCACCTGCACCGCAGTGGATGTGAACGCGGCCAACCGTCTGGCCGGCATCGCCGGGGTGGACATCGACGAGTTTGCCAATGAGATGTTCGAGGCCGGTGAAAAGCTGGACGGCAAGACCGCCGAAGAGGTGTTCCTGCAGGACTTCAAGGTGTTCATGTGCGGCGATATCCGCTTTGGTGTGGCGCAGGGCAGCTACATGACCCGCAAGAACCTGCTGGCCGCCGAAAATCTGCTGCGCCCCTATCTGGAAGAGGCCCGCAACAAGCAGAATGTGGAGGACATCTACATGCTGCTCACCGACGTGCCCAAGGAGGAGAGCGTGGTCATCAGCGACGGACGCTATGCCGCCGAGGTGCTGGCCGACGGGTTCGACACCCACCCGGCAGAGGACGGCAGCTGGACGCTGCCCGGTGTGGTGAGCCGCAAAAAGCAGTTCATCCCCGCATTGATGACGGCTTATCAGGAATTGTAA
- a CDS encoding Type 1 glutamine amidotransferase-like domain-containing protein, with protein MTLFLTSSPSGCPFEPGPAIPVLDKRNHFLENLRAVWPDHPVRGLAIAADPHAYAQNDEMCRVFLQSFADAHLPLAELIPCDARNQEEIGTLLPRSGFVMLCGGHVPTQNHFFAQLGLPGLFHNYHGIVLGVSAGSMNAARLVYAAPEEPGEAADPGYCRWLNGLGLTETRILPHYQFIREHILDGQKVEDIALADSRKRHFLALPDGSYLMCSDGHEALYGKAWYFADGTLEEINEDEDVLPLR; from the coding sequence ATGACGTTATTTCTGACCAGCAGCCCCAGCGGCTGCCCCTTTGAGCCCGGCCCGGCCATACCCGTGCTGGACAAGCGCAATCATTTTCTGGAAAACCTGCGGGCCGTGTGGCCGGACCACCCGGTGCGGGGCCTTGCCATCGCGGCAGACCCCCACGCTTACGCCCAGAACGACGAGATGTGCCGGGTGTTCCTGCAGAGCTTTGCAGACGCCCACCTGCCGCTGGCGGAACTTATCCCCTGCGACGCCCGCAATCAGGAGGAGATCGGTACCCTGCTGCCCCGCAGCGGCTTTGTGATGCTGTGCGGCGGCCATGTGCCCACCCAGAACCACTTTTTTGCCCAGCTGGGCCTGCCGGGGCTGTTCCACAATTACCACGGCATCGTGCTGGGCGTGAGCGCCGGCAGCATGAACGCCGCCCGGCTGGTGTATGCCGCCCCGGAGGAGCCGGGCGAAGCCGCCGACCCCGGCTACTGCCGCTGGCTGAACGGCCTCGGCCTGACCGAGACCCGCATCCTGCCCCACTACCAGTTCATCCGGGAGCACATCCTGGACGGGCAGAAGGTGGAGGACATTGCCCTGGCCGACAGCAGAAAACGGCATTTCCTCGCCCTGCCGGACGGCTCCTACCTGATGTGCTCCGACGGGCACGAAGCATTGTACGGCAAAGCCTGGTACTTTGCGGACGGCACCCTGGAGGAGATCAACGAGGACGAGGACGTTCTGCCGCTGCGATAA
- a CDS encoding DUF5716 family protein, with protein MQLFELVSPRLFRPLAGPNRAFYAELLLLLWEECRHTADYSISRAEAVSRAEDYFAALAKPLTLDADGAGDEEEQPTRDPHTLALGFLLRLRRTGWLEEQPGSYESEPTLAFVPEVAPLLDALEEILNPRVVTYTGKLYKAWQLLQGVGEEKNPYENVLREVASDLEALNKSLRALNASIGHYIDRLTRNRTPQEVLELFDQYEEKVVAAAYHRFKTSDNLFNYRAYLEEGLDACEETYLPQLALDYARVERCAPGEAAPRVRALIQQQRDALEEMSNLIREIDASHIRYRKRAVQRAQFLLLSDRSSQGSVTALLRRYAEDIRTPDQLFAPDDGPVAAHLHLYPAAAFGEKFLYPPAAPRTAAPLAPVQAETLDPDQLRKEQQLLLDYARLAVTEENVALLAQQALAARPQVEASTLAEEYPGDFARIIGLHTYSQSPHRNYDIRLTGNWVERGGFRFEDFVLTRRKEENDGND; from the coding sequence ATGCAGCTGTTTGAACTGGTCAGCCCACGGCTGTTCCGCCCATTGGCGGGGCCGAACCGGGCGTTTTATGCGGAGCTGCTGCTCCTGCTGTGGGAAGAGTGCCGCCATACGGCCGACTACAGCATTTCCCGTGCGGAGGCCGTCTCCCGCGCGGAGGATTATTTTGCGGCACTGGCAAAGCCCCTGACGCTGGACGCAGACGGTGCCGGCGATGAGGAGGAACAGCCCACCCGCGACCCCCATACGCTGGCGCTGGGCTTTCTGCTGCGGCTGCGCCGCACCGGCTGGCTGGAAGAGCAGCCCGGCAGTTACGAGAGCGAGCCGACCCTGGCCTTTGTGCCGGAAGTGGCCCCGCTGCTGGACGCGCTGGAAGAGATCCTGAATCCCCGTGTGGTCACCTACACCGGCAAGCTGTACAAGGCCTGGCAGTTGCTGCAGGGCGTGGGGGAAGAGAAGAACCCCTACGAGAATGTGCTGCGGGAGGTGGCTTCCGATCTGGAAGCGCTGAACAAATCCCTGCGGGCGCTCAATGCGTCCATCGGCCACTACATCGACCGGCTCACCCGCAACCGCACCCCGCAGGAGGTGCTGGAGCTGTTTGACCAGTACGAAGAAAAGGTGGTGGCGGCGGCTTACCATCGCTTCAAGACCAGCGACAACCTGTTCAATTACCGCGCCTATCTGGAGGAAGGGCTGGACGCCTGCGAGGAAACGTATCTGCCCCAATTGGCACTGGATTACGCCCGTGTGGAGCGCTGCGCCCCCGGCGAGGCCGCGCCCCGTGTGCGGGCCCTCATCCAGCAGCAGCGGGACGCGCTGGAAGAGATGAGCAACCTCATCCGGGAGATCGACGCCAGCCACATCCGCTACCGCAAGCGGGCCGTGCAGCGGGCACAGTTCCTGCTGCTGAGCGACCGCTCGTCTCAGGGCAGCGTCACGGCCCTGCTGCGCCGCTACGCCGAGGACATCCGCACCCCGGACCAGCTCTTTGCGCCGGATGACGGCCCGGTGGCCGCCCATCTGCACCTGTACCCGGCGGCGGCCTTTGGCGAAAAGTTCCTGTACCCGCCCGCCGCGCCCCGCACGGCGGCCCCGCTGGCCCCGGTGCAGGCAGAAACGCTGGACCCGGACCAGCTGCGCAAAGAACAGCAATTGCTGCTGGACTACGCCCGGCTGGCTGTCACCGAAGAGAACGTGGCCCTGCTGGCACAGCAGGCACTGGCTGCCCGCCCGCAGGTGGAAGCATCCACCCTGGCGGAGGAATACCCGGGCGATTTTGCCCGCATCATCGGCCTGCATACCTATTCCCAGTCGCCGCACCGGAACTATGACATCCGGCTCACGGGCAACTGGGTGGAGCGCGGCGGCTTCCGGTTCGAGGACTTTGTCCTGACCCGCCGCAAGGAGGAAAACGATGGCAACGATTAA
- a CDS encoding acylphosphatase, which translates to MFDFLKQKDRTPPVLPEGTVRRHFSISGQVQGVGFRYRARYAAQALELTGWVENEDDGSVTLEVQGDPDKFPELFAMIQRSDYVRITDIRQKDLPPDPWERGFSVRGY; encoded by the coding sequence ATGTTTGATTTTCTGAAACAGAAGGACCGCACCCCGCCGGTTTTGCCGGAAGGCACGGTGCGGCGGCACTTTTCCATCTCCGGGCAGGTGCAGGGGGTGGGCTTCCGCTACCGGGCGCGCTACGCGGCCCAGGCGCTGGAGCTGACCGGCTGGGTGGAAAACGAGGACGACGGCAGCGTGACGCTGGAGGTGCAGGGCGACCCGGACAAGTTCCCGGAATTGTTCGCCATGATCCAGCGCAGCGACTATGTGCGCATCACCGACATCCGGCAGAAGGACCTGCCGCCCGACCCCTGGGAACGGGGCTTCTCGGTGCGCGGCTACTGA
- a CDS encoding AAA family ATPase — MIELKRLKLINWHNFENVTFDCARLTYMIGVNAVGKTTILDAIRYCLTTNRNFNALGNKKSGRTLQGSVHAKQRGENAYRRPGHTVAYIGAEFYDSLKRAPFVIAVRVESEGPMQELHPGDQTWYLSEDGCTLEQLPFIDPRTGAPSAKEDFKPAVGRLSYTRSPSEARDRICRALGIGRASSPLGKKFNEVFQMGTSMDEIPNFREFLYQYILPQPELDLEALQGDRLELENLHAVLAEAQTRADALEEIVNDGREAAGKQTEALVNRGAALLARAAADGGEQDVWQGHLDAGHCQLEALNAHYAEAKNAEAEARRAYLAAHSAAGASGEGRALDAMEEELSRRKTAQDAAARQAAQAEDAASKAEALLTALRRSGVASGWKLENLTADTLPQLTDWLAAQEKPLEEAYFAARQNTAALRKEQADKRAELDAVSGGKWVYPHGDAATRVRDAVNAELKSRGMQPDAKIFCELLAVADESWQDCVEACLGDRRFDILVPPAHYEAAKSAFVALKDKVGPISLLDTPGIRKANRHAETAPADSLAAQVTSENPLAAQYADTILRRIVCCDTPETLEQYPDSATRDLLRHHPFRLERLRTPQRYIGLEARRARAGALAEELEALAERTRTAAQTEQNLKTAYDQYQNFQRGTAPQQLAGLWEARTAAEKARNAVAEQEGKLAEYRENPLLQEMYREEETREAAWEAARTAVEQVGGDIRVCEKQIASCEAEQKKAGETAQQSADAARKFFAAHPLLEPLARTRMQALAPADKPAAAAQAAEKAQARLDDALTAYLTGTLEPAQKAYNEHYVCDYPLGLAGLDQYRAQHESLVRIDLERYAARLEQAQRDCKDRFRKDILFRMKDDIFNARRQFRELNKVMEQLTYGEEVYRFELEPSRDPQLAAFYQVIVDKGNQQMTEGDSLDNLAATADPAYERQVDALMEKIMADVDENTRARQEGRTGTTTLSDYVDYRTYLDYDIKVTNRVTGQQAYLSRVSRDSSGGENQAPFYVAICASLLQIYEKSENSIRLVLLDEAFSKMTSDRIRPMMELFRRLQLQVLLISTVEKSTAIQPYCDITYSIVRHGDANAIAPFVRLSAE, encoded by the coding sequence ATGATCGAACTCAAACGCCTGAAACTCATCAACTGGCACAACTTTGAAAACGTCACCTTTGACTGCGCCCGCCTGACCTATATGATCGGCGTGAACGCCGTGGGTAAGACCACCATTCTGGATGCCATCCGCTACTGCCTGACCACCAACCGCAACTTCAATGCCCTGGGCAATAAGAAGAGCGGCCGCACCCTGCAGGGATCGGTCCACGCGAAGCAGCGCGGGGAAAACGCTTACCGCCGCCCCGGCCATACCGTGGCCTACATCGGCGCGGAGTTCTACGACAGTCTCAAGCGCGCCCCCTTTGTCATCGCGGTGCGGGTGGAGTCGGAAGGCCCCATGCAGGAGCTGCACCCCGGCGACCAGACCTGGTACCTCTCCGAGGACGGCTGCACGCTGGAACAGCTGCCCTTCATCGACCCGCGTACCGGTGCCCCCAGCGCCAAGGAGGACTTCAAGCCCGCCGTCGGCCGACTCTCCTACACCCGCAGCCCCAGCGAAGCCCGTGACCGCATCTGCCGGGCGCTGGGCATCGGGCGGGCGTCCAGTCCGCTGGGCAAAAAGTTCAACGAAGTGTTCCAGATGGGCACCAGCATGGACGAGATTCCCAACTTCCGGGAATTTTTGTACCAGTACATCCTGCCGCAGCCGGAGCTGGATCTGGAAGCACTGCAGGGCGACCGGCTGGAGCTGGAAAACCTGCACGCTGTGCTGGCCGAAGCCCAGACCCGCGCCGATGCACTGGAAGAGATCGTGAACGATGGCCGCGAAGCCGCCGGAAAGCAGACCGAAGCCCTTGTGAACCGGGGCGCGGCCCTGCTGGCCCGTGCTGCTGCCGACGGCGGGGAACAGGACGTGTGGCAGGGCCATCTGGACGCCGGACACTGCCAGCTGGAGGCCCTGAACGCCCATTATGCCGAGGCCAAGAACGCGGAGGCGGAAGCCCGCCGCGCCTACCTTGCCGCCCACAGCGCAGCCGGTGCCAGCGGCGAGGGCCGGGCACTGGATGCCATGGAGGAAGAACTGTCCCGCCGCAAGACGGCGCAGGATGCCGCCGCCCGCCAAGCCGCGCAGGCCGAGGATGCCGCATCCAAGGCCGAAGCCCTGCTCACAGCCCTGCGCCGCAGCGGGGTTGCTTCCGGCTGGAAGCTGGAAAACCTCACCGCCGACACCCTGCCGCAGCTCACCGACTGGCTTGCCGCGCAGGAAAAACCGCTGGAAGAAGCCTACTTTGCGGCCCGGCAGAACACCGCTGCCCTGCGCAAAGAGCAGGCGGACAAGCGCGCCGAGCTGGACGCCGTGTCCGGCGGCAAGTGGGTGTACCCCCACGGCGATGCCGCCACCCGTGTGCGGGATGCCGTGAACGCGGAGTTGAAGAGCCGCGGCATGCAGCCGGACGCCAAGATCTTCTGTGAGCTGCTGGCCGTGGCGGACGAGAGCTGGCAGGACTGCGTGGAAGCCTGCCTGGGCGACCGCCGGTTCGACATCCTTGTGCCGCCCGCCCATTACGAGGCCGCCAAGAGCGCCTTTGTGGCCCTGAAGGACAAGGTGGGGCCCATCAGCCTGCTGGACACGCCGGGCATCCGCAAGGCCAACCGCCATGCCGAGACTGCCCCGGCGGACAGTCTGGCGGCACAGGTCACCAGCGAAAACCCGCTGGCGGCCCAGTACGCCGACACCATCCTGCGGCGCATCGTCTGCTGCGACACCCCTGAAACACTGGAACAGTACCCGGACAGCGCCACCCGCGACCTGCTGCGGCACCATCCCTTCCGGCTGGAGCGCCTGCGCACCCCACAGCGTTATATCGGCCTGGAAGCCCGCCGCGCCCGCGCCGGGGCACTGGCCGAAGAGCTGGAAGCTCTGGCCGAGCGCACCCGCACCGCCGCCCAGACCGAGCAGAACCTGAAAACCGCCTACGACCAGTACCAGAACTTCCAGCGCGGCACCGCGCCGCAGCAGCTGGCCGGCCTGTGGGAGGCCCGCACCGCCGCCGAAAAAGCCCGGAATGCGGTGGCCGAACAGGAGGGCAAGCTGGCCGAATACCGCGAGAACCCCCTGCTGCAGGAGATGTACCGCGAGGAAGAAACGCGGGAAGCCGCCTGGGAAGCCGCCCGCACCGCTGTGGAGCAGGTGGGCGGCGACATCCGCGTGTGCGAAAAACAGATCGCTTCCTGCGAAGCCGAACAGAAAAAGGCCGGGGAGACGGCACAGCAGAGCGCCGACGCGGCCCGGAAGTTCTTTGCGGCCCATCCGCTGCTGGAGCCGCTGGCCCGCACCCGGATGCAGGCCCTTGCTCCGGCCGACAAGCCCGCAGCCGCCGCACAGGCCGCCGAAAAGGCACAGGCCCGGCTGGACGATGCCCTGACGGCCTACCTCACCGGCACACTGGAACCCGCCCAGAAGGCCTACAACGAGCACTACGTCTGTGATTACCCGCTGGGTCTGGCGGGGCTGGACCAGTACCGCGCCCAGCACGAGAGCCTTGTGCGCATCGACCTGGAACGCTACGCCGCCCGTCTGGAGCAGGCCCAGCGCGACTGCAAGGACCGCTTCCGCAAGGACATCCTCTTCCGCATGAAGGACGACATCTTCAATGCCCGGCGGCAGTTCCGGGAGCTGAACAAGGTGATGGAACAGCTGACCTACGGCGAAGAAGTCTACCGCTTTGAGCTGGAGCCCAGCCGTGACCCGCAGCTGGCTGCGTTCTATCAGGTCATCGTGGACAAGGGCAACCAGCAGATGACCGAGGGCGACTCGCTGGACAACCTTGCCGCCACCGCCGACCCCGCCTACGAGCGGCAGGTGGATGCGCTGATGGAAAAGATCATGGCGGATGTGGACGAGAACACCCGTGCCCGGCAGGAGGGCCGCACCGGCACCACCACCCTGTCGGATTATGTGGACTACCGCACCTATCTGGATTACGACATCAAGGTCACCAACCGGGTCACCGGCCAGCAGGCATACCTGTCCCGCGTCAGCCGCGACTCCTCCGGCGGCGAGAATCAGGCACCCTTCTATGTGGCCATCTGCGCATCCCTGCTGCAGATCTACGAGAAGAGCGAGAACAGCATCCGTCTGGTGCTGCTGGACGAGGCGTTCAGCAAGATGACCAGCGACCGCATCCGCCCCATGATGGAGCTGTTCCGCCGTCTGCAGCTGCAGGTACTGCTCATCTCCACCGTGGAAAAGAGCACCGCCATCCAGCCCTACTGCGACATCACCTATTCCATCGTGCGCCATGGCGACGCCAACGCCATTGCGCCCTTTGTCCGCCTGTCGGCGGAATGA
- a CDS encoding DUF4194 domain-containing protein — protein sequence MATINMLEETANYLLNHCFVLGSVEDQRAKYLYVQDHLPEVRAVFKPLGYAVLLYPAPLQAAALVNEHEGSQARLLKYESILLLVLRLLYLQKRESLAASADQVLVTVEEVQTELQKMNLPRRLDQQTLERLMRTLRRYNLARPVGRLSGLDSRIEVFPTVLLALPDADLADAAAESARTRTELGLYERPEGADTAAGEAEE from the coding sequence ATGGCAACGATTAACATGCTGGAAGAGACCGCAAACTACCTGCTCAACCACTGCTTCGTGCTGGGCAGCGTGGAGGATCAGCGGGCAAAATATCTCTATGTGCAGGATCATCTGCCTGAGGTGCGGGCGGTGTTCAAACCGCTGGGCTACGCTGTGCTGCTGTACCCGGCCCCGCTGCAGGCGGCGGCCCTGGTCAACGAGCACGAGGGCAGCCAGGCCCGGCTGCTGAAATACGAGAGCATCCTGCTGCTGGTGCTGCGGCTGCTCTACCTGCAAAAGCGGGAGAGCCTTGCCGCCAGCGCCGATCAGGTGCTGGTGACCGTGGAAGAGGTGCAGACCGAGCTGCAGAAGATGAACCTGCCCCGCAGACTGGACCAGCAGACGCTGGAACGGCTGATGCGCACCCTGCGCCGGTACAATCTGGCCCGACCGGTGGGCCGGCTCTCCGGGCTGGACAGCCGCATCGAGGTGTTCCCGACCGTGCTGCTGGCCCTGCCGGATGCCGACCTTGCCGACGCAGCGGCAGAGAGCGCCCGCACCCGCACCGAGCTGGGACTGTATGAACGGCCGGAAGGGGCCGACACCGCCGCAGGGGAGGCAGAAGAATGA
- a CDS encoding MATE family efflux transporter has protein sequence MSKQKIQLSDHFTYPRLLRFVLPAVGTMLFTSIYGIVDGLCVSNFVGKTAFAAVNLIMPLPQLLATIGFMLGTGGSAIVGITLGEGDQKKADRYFTMFLLAAAISVSVLAVLGLVLLRPIAILLGAKGELLDYAVRYGRILMLSLPTFALQNMFQSFFVTAEKPHLGFYFTVAAGCTNMVLDVLMVGVWGWGVEGAAIATFLSQIVGGLLPIFYFLDHKNTSRLHLCKTQLYSKVLLDSCINGSSELMTNLSMSLVNILYNYQLLRLAGENGVAAYGVIMYACFLFIAVYVGYAFGSAPIVSFHYGAGNRAEVHNLYEKSLRLIAVVAVTLTAASMVIIPYVARFFVGYDPELLALTSRAFRLYALSFVIMGFNVYASSFFTALGDGVTSALISFLRTLVFQIAAVLILPAILGIDGIWLAVTAAELAALAVSAAMFVTKDKVFHYRKA, from the coding sequence GTGTCCAAGCAAAAAATCCAACTGTCGGATCACTTTACCTACCCGCGCCTGCTGCGGTTCGTGCTGCCCGCCGTGGGCACCATGCTGTTCACCTCCATCTACGGCATCGTAGATGGCCTGTGCGTGTCCAACTTTGTGGGCAAAACAGCCTTTGCGGCGGTCAACCTGATCATGCCGCTGCCCCAGCTGCTGGCCACCATCGGCTTCATGCTGGGCACCGGCGGCAGCGCCATCGTGGGCATCACGCTGGGCGAGGGCGACCAGAAAAAGGCCGACCGCTACTTTACCATGTTCCTGCTGGCCGCCGCCATCTCCGTCTCGGTGCTGGCCGTGCTGGGGCTTGTGCTGCTGCGGCCCATTGCCATCCTGTTGGGTGCCAAGGGCGAGCTGCTGGACTACGCCGTGCGCTACGGCCGCATCCTGATGCTGTCGCTGCCCACCTTTGCGCTGCAGAACATGTTCCAGAGCTTCTTTGTCACCGCCGAAAAGCCGCACCTCGGCTTTTACTTCACGGTGGCTGCCGGCTGCACCAACATGGTGCTGGATGTGCTGATGGTGGGCGTCTGGGGCTGGGGCGTAGAGGGTGCCGCCATTGCCACCTTCCTCAGCCAGATCGTGGGCGGCCTGCTGCCGATCTTCTACTTCCTCGACCACAAGAATACCAGCCGCCTGCACCTGTGCAAAACGCAGCTGTACAGCAAGGTGCTGCTGGACTCCTGCATCAATGGCTCCTCCGAGTTGATGACCAACCTGTCCATGTCGCTGGTGAACATCCTGTACAACTACCAGCTTCTGCGCCTTGCCGGGGAAAACGGCGTGGCCGCCTACGGCGTCATCATGTACGCCTGCTTCCTGTTCATTGCCGTGTATGTGGGCTACGCCTTCGGCAGTGCGCCCATCGTCAGCTTCCACTACGGTGCAGGCAACCGCGCCGAGGTGCACAACCTGTATGAAAAGAGCCTGCGGCTCATTGCGGTGGTGGCCGTCACCCTGACCGCCGCATCCATGGTCATCATCCCCTATGTGGCGCGGTTCTTCGTGGGCTACGACCCGGAGCTGCTGGCCCTGACCAGCCGGGCCTTCCGGCTGTACGCCCTGAGCTTTGTCATCATGGGCTTCAACGTGTATGCCTCCTCCTTCTTCACCGCGCTGGGCGACGGCGTGACCAGTGCGCTGATCTCCTTCCTGCGCACGCTGGTGTTCCAGATCGCGGCGGTGCTCATCCTGCCCGCCATTCTGGGCATCGACGGCATCTGGCTGGCCGTGACCGCCGCCGAACTGGCCGCCCTGGCCGTGAGCGCGGCCATGTTCGTCACCAAAGACAAGGTATTCCATTACCGCAAGGCGTAA